Proteins from a single region of Pongo pygmaeus isolate AG05252 chromosome 3, NHGRI_mPonPyg2-v2.0_pri, whole genome shotgun sequence:
- the PAICS gene encoding bifunctional phosphoribosylaminoimidazole carboxylase/phosphoribosylaminoimidazole succinocarboxamide synthetase isoform X4: protein MATAEVLNIGKKLYEGKTKEVYELLDSPGKVLLQSKDQITAGNAARKNHLEGKAAISNKITSCIFQLLQEAGIKTAFTRKCGETAFIAPQCEMIPIEWVCRRIATGSFLKRNPGVKEGYKFYPPKVELFFKDDANNDPQWSAEQLIAAKFCFAGLVIGQTEVDIMSHATQAIFEILEKSWLPQNCTLVDMKIEFGVDVTTKEIVLADVIDNDSWRLWPSGDRSQQKDKQSYRDLKEVTPEGLQMVKKNFEWVAERVELLLKSESQCRVVVLMGSTSDLGHCEKIKKACGNFGIPCELRVTSAHKGPDETLRIKAEYEGDGIPTVFVAVAGRSNGLGPVMCGNTAYPVISCPPLTPDWGAQDVWSSLRLPSGLGCSTILSPEGSAQFAAQIFGLNNHLVWSKLRASILNTWISLKQADKKIRECNL, encoded by the exons TACTGAACATTGGTAAAAAATTGTATGAGGGTAAAACAAAAGAAGTCTACGAATTGTTAGATAGTCCAGGAAAAGTCCTCCTGCAGTCCAAGGACCAGATTACAGCAGGAAATGCAGCTAGAAAGAATCACCTGGAAGGAAAAGCTGCAATCTCAAATAAAATCACCAgttgtatttttcagttattaCAGGAAGCAG GTATTAAAACTGCCTTCACCAGAAAATGTGGGGAGACAGCTTTCATTGCACCCCAGTGTGAAATGATTCCAATTGAATGGGTTTGCAGAAGAATAGCAACTGgttcttttctcaaaagaaatcCTGGTGTCAAGGAAGGATATAAGTTTTACCCACCTAAAGTGGAGTTGTTTTTCAAG GATGATGCCAATAATGACCCACAGTGGTCTGCAGAACAGCTGATTGCTGCAAAATTTTGCTTTGCTGGACTTGTTATAGGCCAGACTGAAGTGGATATCATGAGTCATGCTACACAGGCTATATTTGAAATACTGGAGAAATCCTGGTTGCCCCAGAATTGTACACTGGTTGATATGAAG ATTGAATTTGGTGTTGATGTAACCACCAAAGAAATTGTTCTTGCTGATGTTATTGACAATGATTCCTGGAGACTCTGGCCATCAGGAGATCGAAgccaacagaaagacaaacag tcTTATCGGGACCTCAAAGAAGTAACTCCTGAAGGGCTCCAAATGGTAAAGAAAAACTTTGAGTGGGTTGCAGAGAGAGTAGAG ttgcttttgaaatcagaaagtcagTGCAGGGTTGTAGTGTTGATGGGCTCTACTTCTGATCTTGGTCACTGTGAAAAAATCAAGAAGGCCTGTGGAAATTTTGGCATTCCATGTGAACTTCGAGTAACATCTGCGCATAAAGGACCAGATGAAACTCTGAGGATTAAAGCTGAGTATGAAG GGGATGGCATTCCTACTGTATTTGTGGCAGTGGCAGGCAGAAGTAATGGTTTGGGACCAGTGATGTGTGGGAACACTGCATATCCAGTTATCAGCTGTCCTCCCCTCACACCAGACTGGGGAGCTCAGGATGTGTGGTCTTCTCTTCGACTACCCAGTG GTCTTGGCTGTTCAACCATACTTTCTCCAGAAGGATCAGCTCAATTTGCTGCTCAGATATTTGGGTTAAACAACCATTTGGTATGGAGCAAACTGCGAGCAAGCATTTTGAACACATGGATTTCCTTGAAGCAGGCTGACAAGAAAATCAGAGAAtgtaatttataa